In Clostridium ljungdahlii DSM 13528, the genomic window GTACCATATAACCTACAAAAAATATTCCTGAGGCTATACCCATATCTGCACTTGTCAAGTTAAATGACTTATCTATATATGGAAGTATCATAGACACATTTATTCTATCCATATAAGCCGTCATATACATTACAAATGCTATAGGTATAATTCTCACCCACCTTCTTGATGTCCCCATGTTCACACCATGTCCTTTCTTATAATTTATTTTTATCCGATGGCTACCAGCCGTAATACCCCCATCGCACACAGCGAAAGCGACTATCACCAAATCAAAGATTTGGGATATCTGCTTTTCTTATAAAGTGGGGAATATTAGAACTCTTGAGCTTCAGCGATTTAGAGTTCTTATGCTGTGCATAACGGCTGCTACGCCCCTGGATAACGATTTCTAAGTTTCAGATGGAGAAAAAACTCCACCTGAAACCAAGAACTCTGTTTATATAAACTAGTTCACTGTACTTAAGGTTTTAGATTATAGTTTGTTTTAAATGAGTCAGTACAGAAAACTAAGTTTTTATTTGTATACCTCCGCATATTCATAAGCCAGCTTAATTGCTTCCTCCATACTTACTGGACTTACAATATTTTTACCTGCAATATCAAAAGCTGTACCGTGATCAACAGATGTCCTTATAAAAGGCAGTCCAACAGTTATAGAAATAGTTTTTTCAAAGTCTACCATTTTTGTAGCAATATGACCTTGATCATGATATAGCGATATTACTGCATCATAAGTACCTTTTAATGCCTTATAAAATACTGAATCTGCTCCTATAGGCCCTTCTATATCTATACCTTTTTCTCTTGCAGCTTCTACCGCAGGAACGATTTCTTCAACTTCTTCCATTCCGAAAAGTCCGTGCTCCCCTGCATGAGGATTCAATCCTGCAATTGCAATCCTAGGATTTTTCACTCCCAGCTGCATAAGTCCCTTACTGCATTTTAGAATGTATTCATAAACCTTATCCTTTTTTACAGAACTTACAGCGTCCTTAAGTGATAAATGCCTGGTCAAAAAAAACACCCTTAAATTACGTACTTGAAACATGGTCATAGGATCACCTGTACCTGTAAGACCAGCCAATATTTCAGTATGTCCAATATAATTTATTTTTGCAGCTTTTAGAGCTTCTTTATTTATAGGAGTAGTTGCTATAGCATCTACTTTATGTTCACCTGCAAGCTCTACAGATTTTTTAATGAATTCAAAAGCTGATTTTCCTGCCTTTGCTTGTACCTCTCCAAATTTTATTTCATATCCATTTACATTATTTAGATCAATCAAATCAATCGTTCCAAATTCAAATTTTGCCTTTTCTACTTTATCTACAACATTTATTTCTAAATTTATATTTGTCACTTCTAAAGCTCTTTTTATTGCCCTCAATTCTCCTACTACTAAAGGGTTCACTTTATCATAAATAATTTTTTTGTTAAGAGATTTAACTACTATTTCAGGTCCTACACCTGCTATATCCCCTATTGGTATTGCTACAATTTTTTTACTCATTTTTACTACCACCTTTAACATTTTTTTCTACAGCAGACAATATAAAGTCTGCAGATGTTTCATTCCCAATTAGTCCTCCTTTGGTTATTATGTTTAATCCATCAAATTCCCCTCCTACTGCTTTTCCGTATACTGCAAGTGGAATTATTTCATCTATTATTTCCACACCAATTGAATTTATATTTTTCAAAAACCCCTGGCTTATATCTCCTCCAGTTAAATAAGCAAGATTAATATTGAAATCCTTTACGCTAAGTATATCTTTTGCTAGCTTATTTAATCTATCTGATATAATATAAGATATACTCATGCTAGCTTTATCCATTATTTCATCTTTTTCTAAAGAAGTACTTATGCAGAGATATTTATACTTCTTATAATTTTGTTTAAAATAACTTAACGCCTCTTGCAATTCGTCTTCAAAATTATCTATTAAATTACTCACATCTACGTTATAAATAAGTATATTTTTATGTTCTTTAAAATATTCTATTTGCCTTCTAGTTAAATCTGTAGTACTTCCTATAACCATTAAGCTTCTATAAAAATCTTCTTTGCCTGACTTTAACAAGTTTAATGAAAAATATGCCGTAAAAGGCCCTGGATCTATGCATACAATTTTCTGCTGTGACAATACACATGCATCAGCTATAATTTTAATATCCTCATCTGTTACTGCATCTATAACAATTATTTCATTAGAATTATCCTGTATTTCTCTACTTAAAAAATTACTTCCTTTTAAAACTTTCTCCAAAGATATATGTCCAACACTTTTACTGCTCTGAGATTTTATAATATCAATTACATTAGAAGATTTTACCGGGGTTTTAATATCCTTTGAAACATTAGTTTTTTCTAGTGGTACTCCATTTACAAGAACATATCCTCCAATACAAATTCGTCCAGATGAAGGATAAGACGCTACTACAACAGCTTTATATTCTTTCCCCAATTCATCTAGTACACCATCTATTTCACTTCCTGCGTTTCCTCTCAAGGTACTATCTATTCTTTTGCTTATAACTTTAACTTGATCTTTAAATTCATGGGTTATACTTTTAATCAAGTTATACGAATACTGCTTTTCCTTATCTCTAGTGTCTGTGTTTATACAGAAAACATCTTCATCACTATGAAAATTTTTCACATCATCACTTCTCAAAAAAGAAATAGCATTTAGTCCCTTTGTCTTAAGTAGTACCCCTGTATCATTTGCGCCTGTAAAATCATCAGCCATCACTAAAACACCTGGCATATATACCCTCCTCTTTTAATTAAACCAGATATATCTATTCTCTCTTTCTCACTTTTGTTTGCTACTTTCTTGTCCATATTTCTTTTAAAAAATCTACTATTTTAATACGTCTCTCTTCTGGAAGGATTTTGTTTTCTCCTTTGTTATAATAAAATATGTAATTTGTTCTATACTGTTTATATATGTTCATATTTGTTTATATATGTTATAAACTATAAAAAATATATAATTTCTTCTTATTTTTTAAATTTTTAGAAATTATTTCAAAAAAACCTAAAGAGACTTAGATAAACTTGTGCATCAGACATATCTAAGTCTCTAAGGTATTCTAACTTAAAAATCAATTTTTAAATAACTTTTCTAAAAATGAAGAAGCTTTATTAGTTTTTATGGGAAAATAAACCTCATCTGTATTTTCTGTTATAGGCTCAAATTCATAGCCATGGGATTTGTAATAACTTATTACTTGAGGCAATGCAGTACAAGTATTCTTATGCATATAATCACAGTGCATTAAAAGTATTACTGGATTATGCTTATCTGGATCTTTAGTAGCCTCTTTAACTAGTTTATACGGTGGAATCTTTGGATTAATTCCATCAGGTGCCTGTATGTTCCAGTCATATATTTTGAACTTATTGTTGTGCAATTTCTCTAAAAATCTTTTATTTAGATGTTTCCTGCTCCCTCCTGGAAATCTTATTAAGTGACTTTCCTTCCCCGTAACTCTCTTTATTATTTCGTTAGATTTATTCATTTCATCTATAAAACTGTCACCATTTCTGTATATTTTTCTATATTTGTGACTATATGTGTGAAGTCCTATACTGTGACCTTCACTATATATTCTCTTTACTACCTGTTCATTATCTTCTATTTGATTGCCTATGAGAAAAAATGTGGCTTTTACATTGTTCTCCTTTAGTATGTCTAGAAACTTATCTGTAAGTTTGCTGGGTCCGTCATCAAAAGTCAAGTAAATTACTTTTTTATTGTCCTTCTGCAAATCATCATTCAGGTTATGTTTTGAATTATTTGCAAAAACCACATTGGGGTTTATTGTCATAAAAAATATACACATAAGTACAACTGTTTTGACAAATATGTTATTTTTATATTTCAACCTATAGGACCTCCTAATCTAAGTCTTTAACTGAATCTTTATGGTTTTTTAACCACTCAGACCAGCTAGTATTAAAATTGTCCTTATTTTCTTTTGCGTATTCATAGAATTTCTTTATAAATTCCGATCTCTCTGAAGATTTACTTCCAACTTTATGAAAAGGCTTAAGTAAATTTTTCCCTCCAAGCAAAATCTGTCTCTCCATTATATCGTCTAAGCTTACATCCTTAGCATTTTTCATAATATCGTACATTGTCATAAACGTAGTAGTCCTTCCAATTCCGGCTTTGCAGTGAAAATGCATCCATGTACCTGGCGGCGTTTTCTTTACAATGCTTATGAAATAGTCCACCATTTCATCTGTAGGCCCTTCTGTATCTGTAACAGGTATTCTTACATAGGACATCTTATTTTCTTCCGTAAGTTCCCTCTCATCTTGAACTTTATCTGGAATTATTTCTTTTTCTTCAATACCAAGTTTCTCATTTAATTTGATACCTTTTAACCTTTCGCTTTCATCCTTTAATACCTGCTCCCTAGTAAGTCCCTTATTTGCATTATTTTTTTCTTCTCCTACCCAGCTAACTGCCAGGTCATTTATAAAACCATGGGACTCTTCCCTTAAATCTACTACCAATATAGGTACATTGCCTATTTCCTCTTTCACCATTTTTATATTCTGCCCTGTAAACTGTGCGCTGCCTGAAGCATTTAAAGAGGATAGTCCCTTCAAATTTAAGGCTTTACCATAAACTCTAATGTCATCTGTAGTTTTTCTGAATCTCTTAGGAATTTTATTTTTCTTTTTAGAGTCTATTTTAAGCTGTACATTTTTATTTTGTATGTGTTCAAGCTGCACATTTTCATTTTTCATTCCTGTAACTTCCTTGGAATATACTACAGGTACTCCAAGTAAAGATACTAAAAACATAGTGCACATAAAAATACTTAATTTTTTCTTCATACCTTGCCACCTCTTTTTTATTAATCACTTATATATTTTATAAATAATATCTCTGCTTATTATGTGTATATTTTCTTATTCAATGCTAAAAATAACTATGTATTTTGAATCTAAGGAGGGTATTTTTATGGCTAAAGCAGGAATGAGAAGGCCCGATCCAAGTGACCCTCATGGTACTGAAAGCAATAAAAAGATGAAATCTAATAGAAATACTGTGAAACCTGTGAAAGAAATCCAGGGAAAAGCTAAAACTGGTAATAAGAAAGCAGGATTAATTTAGGAGGTAACATAAATGACTAAGGACAGTCAGCCTGATAACAAAAAGGCCAGAGCTAAAAAAAGTAAAGGCCAGATACCTATTACTGAAGAAGGACAAAACCATAATAAAAACAGTAAAAAGAAATCAGCAAAATAAAAACATTTAAAATGGGAGAAGTCATTAACAATATATAATGACTTCTCCCTAAATTAATTTATTAACTAAACATTTTAAGCAGCAATGTTGCTATAACAACCATAGATGCTCCGCCAATTCTTGTAGATATTTGTGAAAATGGCATAAGTTCCATACGATTTGCTGAAGACAAGATTGCTACATCACCTGTGCCACCAAGTCCACTGTGACATGCTGTAACTAAAGAAGATTCTATTGGATACATATTTATATACTTGCCAATAAAAAATCCTGATGCCATCATTGACAAAACTATGGATATACAAATAATAATGTATGCTGGTGTGATTGCTCTAACCAAATCACTAAACGGAGTATATAATACACCAATACCAACTAACAACGGGTAAGTTAAGCTTGATGATACAAATTTATACAAGTGATGAACACCTTGTTCTGTTTCAGGTGGTATCACATTGAGATATTTAACTATTGCTGCAGTAAATATCATAATGATAGGTGCTGGTATTCCTATAAGCGGACTAGTTAAAAGACCAAATACATAGAAAGTACAAGCAATTAGAAGACCGCTTCCCATAAGTTTAAAATCAACAGGTTTTTCAGCTTTTTGTTCTGCAAGTATTTCATTATCTTCTTTTGTCTTTACTAACAGTCCATTACCAGTAAGGTCTGGTCTTTTTTCAGCATAACGTTTCAATACTCCAGCACTTACTATAGCAACAATATTTCCAAGTACTGCTGCTGGAACTAGTTTTGCAATAAGGAGACTTTGAGGTTGGTGTAGGATATCTGAATATCCCATAGTTAGTGGCAATATTCCTTCTCCAATTCCTCCATCAAGTATAGGGGCTACAATGTAGAAGAAAGTATAACCTGGCTTATATCCAAATAATAAGCCCACTAACATTCCACCTGCAATTGCCATAATAGTTCCTACAACTAAAGGAACAAACATCCTGACAAAACCTTTTATCAGTACTTTCCTATTCATCCCTAGTATACTTCCTACAACCAAGCATGAAATATATAAATATAAGAAGTTAGAATTTTTCATTATTCCAGTAATCGCTTTCATGGATGTTGTATTAAGCAGTTTAAAATATACCATCATAGAAGGTATTATTATTGATAAAATTGCAGCACCACCAATGTTTTTTAACACTGGAAGCTTTGAGCCAAGATCTCCGAAAAATGTTCCCAAAACTATGATTATTGCAAAACCACCAATCATATCTGCAGGAAGTTTTTTTGTTACTGAAGCAAAATAGATTATTGCCACCAGTACAATAAATATTGGAAGAGGTGTAACCCCTATTTTATAATTTACAAATTTTGAAATAAAATTATTATTTTCAGATTTAGGCATGTTAATTGTACCTTGCACGTAAATTCCCCCTTGTTTTTATATCCTCACATATTAAATTCCAAGCAAAGTCTTTGTATGTTTTTCAACCATCTCTGGAGTGACATCCTTTTTCCTTGCAACACCTGTATCAATAGCAGCTTTTGCCACATATGAAGCTACTTTTGGAGCTATTCTCAAGTCAAAAGCATTAGGTATTATATAGTCCGGTTTCAATTCTTCTTCACTTATAAGTTCTGCTATTGCATATGCTGCAGCTATTTTCATCTCATCATTTATTTCACTTGCCCTTACATCTAAAGCTCCCCTAAATATTCCTGGAAAAGCAAGCACATTGTTAACCTGATTTGGAAAATCTGACCTTCCTGTGCATACCACTTTAGCTCCAGCTTTTATAGCTAAATCAGGAAGTATTTCTGGATTTGGATTTGCCATTGCCATAATTATTGAATCTTTATTCATGGACTTTACCATTTCTTCAGTTACACAATTAGCTGCAGATACTCCTAAAAATACATCTGCACCTTTTAAAACATCAGCAAGACTTCCTTTCTGAAGATTAGGATTTGTTATTTCTGCCATTTCATCCTTAAACTTATTCATTCCAATTGGTCTTTTCTTGTATATAGCACCTTTTGTATCGCAAAGTATTACATTTTTTGTTCCCATTTTTATTAAAAGTTTTGTAATAGCAGTTCCTGCTGCTCCTGCTCCATTTACGACAATTTTTAAGTCTTCAAATTTCTTATTTACTATTTTTAATGCATTTATAAGACAAGCTGACGAAACAACTGCAGTTCCATGTTGATCGTCATGAAATACAGGTATATTACAAACCTTCTTAAGCTTTGATTCAATTTCGAAGCATTCTGGAGCTTTGATGTCCTCTAGATTTATTCCTCCAAAAGTTGGTTCCATAAGTTTTACAGCTGCTACAATTTCATTAATATCCTTGCTTTCCAGACATATTGGAAATGCATCTACTCCAGCAAAAGTTTTAAATAAAACGGATTTTCCCTCCATAACAGGAAGCCCTGCACCTGCGCCTATATTTCCAAGGCCAAGAACAGCTGTACCATTTGTTACAACAGCTACCCAATTTCCTTTTGATGTATAGTCATAAATACATTCTGGATTTTTATTAATTTCTAAGCAAGGTTCTGCAACTCCAGGTGTATATGCTAGTGTTAGATCTTCTTTGCTTTTAACCGGCACCTTGCATTTTAGTGCAATTTTACCTTCATTGTCTTTGTGAAATTTTAATGCAGTTTCTCTTAGATTCATGAACATTACCTCCAACTAATATTTAAATCATAAAAATAATTGCTTTATTACCTTATTTTCAAGTTTATTATAAATTTCATATTGCAATTTATAAAGTTATTGAAACTTTCTAAATAATTTTGTAACTAAAGTAAGTGAAAACCTTTAACCAAAATTTACGCAAATAAAAAAACCTTTAGTTTTCAGTCTAAAGGTTTTTTTATTAGCATATATACTTTTTTATATAACTATTTTCGATGTCTATGCATCTATATTTATGAATAGGTCTTCCAACAGAGCCATAAATAACCTCTACTTGCAGGGCACCTAGCTTATTTAGAAAGCTTAAATATTTCTTCATGGAAACTCTTGATATTCCAACATATCTTGCAATTTCACTTGTTGAAAATGTATCTTCTTTCATTTCTATTACCTTTGTCCATACCTTTCTTAAAGTATTTTTATCAAGTCCTTTTGGCAACTGTG contains:
- a CDS encoding four-carbon acid sugar kinase family protein — encoded protein: MPGVLVMADDFTGANDTGVLLKTKGLNAISFLRSDDVKNFHSDEDVFCINTDTRDKEKQYSYNLIKSITHEFKDQVKVISKRIDSTLRGNAGSEIDGVLDELGKEYKAVVVASYPSSGRICIGGYVLVNGVPLEKTNVSKDIKTPVKSSNVIDIIKSQSSKSVGHISLEKVLKGSNFLSREIQDNSNEIIVIDAVTDEDIKIIADACVLSQQKIVCIDPGPFTAYFSLNLLKSGKEDFYRSLMVIGSTTDLTRRQIEYFKEHKNILIYNVDVSNLIDNFEDELQEALSYFKQNYKKYKYLCISTSLEKDEIMDKASMSISYIISDRLNKLAKDILSVKDFNINLAYLTGGDISQGFLKNINSIGVEIIDEIIPLAVYGKAVGGEFDGLNIITKGGLIGNETSADFILSAVEKNVKGGSKNE
- a CDS encoding 2-hydroxycarboxylate transporter family protein, which produces MQGTINMPKSENNNFISKFVNYKIGVTPLPIFIVLVAIIYFASVTKKLPADMIGGFAIIIVLGTFFGDLGSKLPVLKNIGGAAILSIIIPSMMVYFKLLNTTSMKAITGIMKNSNFLYLYISCLVVGSILGMNRKVLIKGFVRMFVPLVVGTIMAIAGGMLVGLLFGYKPGYTFFYIVAPILDGGIGEGILPLTMGYSDILHQPQSLLIAKLVPAAVLGNIVAIVSAGVLKRYAEKRPDLTGNGLLVKTKEDNEILAEQKAEKPVDFKLMGSGLLIACTFYVFGLLTSPLIGIPAPIIMIFTAAIVKYLNVIPPETEQGVHHLYKFVSSSLTYPLLVGIGVLYTPFSDLVRAITPAYIIICISIVLSMMASGFFIGKYINMYPIESSLVTACHSGLGGTGDVAILSSANRMELMPFSQISTRIGGASMVVIATLLLKMFS
- a CDS encoding fused DSP-PTPase phosphatase/NAD kinase-like protein, which translates into the protein MKKKLSIFMCTMFLVSLLGVPVVYSKEVTGMKNENVQLEHIQNKNVQLKIDSKKKNKIPKRFRKTTDDIRVYGKALNLKGLSSLNASGSAQFTGQNIKMVKEEIGNVPILVVDLREESHGFINDLAVSWVGEEKNNANKGLTREQVLKDESERLKGIKLNEKLGIEEKEIIPDKVQDERELTEENKMSYVRIPVTDTEGPTDEMVDYFISIVKKTPPGTWMHFHCKAGIGRTTTFMTMYDIMKNAKDVSLDDIMERQILLGGKNLLKPFHKVGSKSSERSEFIKKFYEYAKENKDNFNTSWSEWLKNHKDSVKDLD
- a CDS encoding polysaccharide deacetylase family protein; the protein is MCIFFMTINPNVVFANNSKHNLNDDLQKDNKKVIYLTFDDGPSKLTDKFLDILKENNVKATFFLIGNQIEDNEQVVKRIYSEGHSIGLHTYSHKYRKIYRNGDSFIDEMNKSNEIIKRVTGKESHLIRFPGGSRKHLNKRFLEKLHNNKFKIYDWNIQAPDGINPKIPPYKLVKEATKDPDKHNPVILLMHCDYMHKNTCTALPQVISYYKSHGYEFEPITENTDEVYFPIKTNKASSFLEKLFKN
- the pdxA gene encoding 4-hydroxythreonine-4-phosphate dehydrogenase PdxA, with amino-acid sequence MSKKIVAIPIGDIAGVGPEIVVKSLNKKIIYDKVNPLVVGELRAIKRALEVTNINLEINVVDKVEKAKFEFGTIDLIDLNNVNGYEIKFGEVQAKAGKSAFEFIKKSVELAGEHKVDAIATTPINKEALKAAKINYIGHTEILAGLTGTGDPMTMFQVRNLRVFFLTRHLSLKDAVSSVKKDKVYEYILKCSKGLMQLGVKNPRIAIAGLNPHAGEHGLFGMEEVEEIVPAVEAAREKGIDIEGPIGADSVFYKALKGTYDAVISLYHDQGHIATKMVDFEKTISITVGLPFIRTSVDHGTAFDIAGKNIVSPVSMEEAIKLAYEYAEVYK
- a CDS encoding NAD(P)-dependent malic enzyme is translated as MNLRETALKFHKDNEGKIALKCKVPVKSKEDLTLAYTPGVAEPCLEINKNPECIYDYTSKGNWVAVVTNGTAVLGLGNIGAGAGLPVMEGKSVLFKTFAGVDAFPICLESKDINEIVAAVKLMEPTFGGINLEDIKAPECFEIESKLKKVCNIPVFHDDQHGTAVVSSACLINALKIVNKKFEDLKIVVNGAGAAGTAITKLLIKMGTKNVILCDTKGAIYKKRPIGMNKFKDEMAEITNPNLQKGSLADVLKGADVFLGVSAANCVTEEMVKSMNKDSIIMAMANPNPEILPDLAIKAGAKVVCTGRSDFPNQVNNVLAFPGIFRGALDVRASEINDEMKIAAAYAIAELISEEELKPDYIIPNAFDLRIAPKVASYVAKAAIDTGVARKKDVTPEMVEKHTKTLLGI